The DNA window CGCAATGCCATGACGGACAAAGGGAAGATGTTGGCCGAGGCGCAGCCCCACATGCCTTGCAAGCCGTGCCGCCGGATTCTCGCTTGAGTAGAGTCCGACGAGAATATTCGTAGCATGATAGAGCGGCGCCGCCGACAGGCGCAGTCGCCTTTCATATCTGTGCAGCATGTCGGGATCGGCAATGTCGCGACGGTCGCGCCACGCTGTCAGGATACCACGGGCGAGCTGCCTCTGGCCGCCGAGGCCGATGTTGAAGCCATGCGCGGTGACCGGGTGCATGCCGACGGCAGCGTCGCCGATCAATGCGGCGCCCGGCGCCCGGAACCTGTGCGCCCAGGTCGTGACCAACGGATAGATATGGCGTTGGCTTGCCAGGCTCATATTGCCGAGGCGGCCTCGACAGCGCTTCGTCAACCCCATCAGGAACAACTCGTCGTCAAGGGCAAGCAGTCCGTCGGCCTCGTTAGAGGGCAAAGTCAAAAGCAGCGACGACACGCCTTTCGCGAGGGGCAACATCGCTACCGTCTGATGGTGATCGAACCATTCGATCGCGATCTGGTGGTGGGGGCGCTCGTGCCTCACCCGGCAAATCAGCATCGAGTTGCCAAGCCGATTGATATCGGCGCCGATGCCGAGCAGATCGCGGGTGGCGGAAAAACGCGAATCCGCGGCAACGAGAAGCCGAGCGGTCAGCCGCCTGCCATTGGAGAGCGTTATGACTGCTCCCTCGCGGCTGTTTGTTGCACGCACGACCGAGTGGCCGCACAGCAGCCGGGCATGGCCCTGCAAGCGGATGATCTTGAACAGGGCATCGCGGATCCGGCAATTCGGGACCAGAACGCCCAGTGGTTCCGCGGATCCGCCGGGAGAATCGAAACACAGCGCAAAAGGACTCGATCCGTTGAGGACGCGTGCGCCTTGAAGCGGTGACTTGTCCGAAGCCGGGATAACATCCCAGGCGCCGAGCTCGCGAAGGATCCCAATCGAGGCGTGGGTGAGCGCGATCTCGCGACCGTCGAAAGCCGGACTTGCCAGTCTTTCCAGGGACTGCCCCTCGACAACCGCCAGTTTGAGCTCGCTGTGGGCAAGCGATGCGGCGAAGGAAAGTCCGACCGGCCCGGCGCCAACGACGATGATGTCGAAGCTGTCGTCAAAGCCGGCCATCAGCATGCCGCCAGCTCGTCGGCTATCTTGGTGAGATGCTGCTGGAATCGAGCCGCAGGTCGTGCATCGATTGCGCTGCGATCCAGCGCCCGCCGCATCGCCTCAAGCGCGTTTCTCACATCGGTTCCTGGCCGGTGAAGCGTCATTTGCCCGCCATATGGTCTGGATTGTCAAGACGTTGGGAGCGACGAGCAGGCTGTCGGTCAGCCCATGCGTTTTCCCTTGTAGGACTGATCGATCAAACCACGCCGACAAAGGCATGGCCTTGATCTGGGTCAGTCGAGGCGCAACAGTCATGCGCCAGCTGACCCATGACGACGCCATGGCGCCAGCCAGCCCCAGGGAGAACCAGGCGCGTCTAGGGAAGGCTGTTTCAGGACTTTTGCGAGATCAGCAATGACCGGCTCGCCATGGAAACGCCGGCGCGAGGGCGGCGGGACACCGAAGCCGACTCCATCATCAGCCGTGGCGTGCGCAAAGGCTCGGTGCCCATATGGAAGCCGAGCGAGGCACGGTTCTTGTCGGCGTCGCAAGCCTGGCCGGTCGGAAAGCTCCACCAGACGCGTGTGGTGATCAGTTTCGCCTGTGCCCCCAGATTATGCTGGGCGATGTCGAGCAGCAGCGGGTCGCGCTGTATGGCGAGCGCTGCCTGGCATAAGGCTGCGTTCGAGATAATGGTCGCTGAGCAAGGGGTGCCGAAGCGGGCCTCTGCCTGCGCATGCTCACCGGCCAGGAATTCGAGACGGCGATCGAAGGCGTGCACCGGGCGAAGTGTGGAGAGCGGTTGATCTGGACGGATATGTGCGCGACGAGATTGTCCAGACGTGTCGCAACACCAAGGCCGCCAGGCGCCTGCTGACGCGATCTCTGAAGAAGGGGGTCTGCCGCCAAAGCGTATGATCACCGATAAAATTGCGCTCCTACAGGGCGGCCCAACGCCAGATCATGCCGAACGTGGAACACCGCTCGCACACAAATTCGGATCCATCGACGCCAGGCAATGGCCGCGTGGGAAGCCGTGGGTGCACGGCCTGCCTGAAAAGCGCGGTGTCGGCCTCCCGCGGGCACATTTCAAACGACGTGACAACGCCATGTCCTGCCATCGCAGAGCGCATCCTCTCCCGACGAGCAGGACTTGGTCATCTCTGTTGGCGGGTTTGTCGAGTTCGCGACACGGCGATGTTCGGCCCGGCGTGCGGCCGCGCTCTCAATTAAGCGATTGAATCAAAGGCAATAAGCGCCGTTCACAGGTTTCCTGTGCAGTTGGCACGTCTCTTGATGTTCTCGTTATGCGGCGGCACACGCCGCTGACCGTGCACTACTGATTCATCCTCTTATCTTGAGTTCTAGGAAAGGAGAAACCAATGAAGTCGGAAATGTCAGCTTATGGTGTGACCGAATTGGCTCCCGAAGAAGCATCTAAAATTGCGGGAGGGATGTTTTGGGCAATAGCTTTCGCGATTTTGGGGACGTTAGGCCTTGCGCTTGTTTGTATAGGTGCAAAAATCCTCGACGAAAAAATCCACTGATTCACCCTCACATTTGAGATAGGAAAGTAAAGCAATGAAATCAGACCTGTCGTCTTATGATGTGACCGAATTGACTCCTGAAGAGGCTTCAGCAATTTCAGGAGGGTTTTGGCAACTAATTTGGGCAGCTGTTACGCTGATAGCCTTTGTAGCTGCAAGCGTAGGGGAAGCGATAGTACGCCAGAAACATTGAACGTAAGTACCAGCCAGACAAATGCTTCATACTGAAGATAGATCAGCAGTTCCCCTTTCTTCTGAAATAGCCTGCTACACCGCAGAGAGCATCCTCTCTCGCCGATCAGGGCGATCTTTGGCCATCTACAAGGTGGTTGTGCTCTCTGTGGTTGCGGCATTGTTGTCGTTGCCGTTTATTACCATATCGGTGTCTGTCCAAAGTGCCGGTATCATTCGCCCCACCGTCGAGAAGACGCCCTTGGTCGCGCCCGTCTCCGGACGCATCTCCCGCATCCTTGCCGCTGAAAACGATCTGGTTGCCCAGGGGCAAGAGATCCTCGCCCTCGATGATGGGGTGGTTGAGGAAAAGCTCAGGGCGCTTACAGGCGATATTCGCGCAAAGAGCGATTTTGCCCGTGACCTCGAAACCCTGATCTCCTCCGGCACGCAAGCCAAGGACCCGATCCGCCTCTTGACCGAGACCGCCACGGCCGAGCGCGCCCATTTCCTGAACCTTGTGCGGGAGAACCAGTATGACCGCGGTCATGCGGCTGCGGAACTTCAGCGTGCCAAGCGACTGCTCTCCGCTGCTGTAGCACCGGCAAAGGCCGTTGAGGAAAAGGCCTTCGCACTTCAGAACGTTGAGATCCAGGGCGAGATCCTCGCCCGGCGCAAATTCGCCGAATGGAACCAGCAGCTGTCCGACGTTAACCTGCGCCTTGAGGAACTCACGGCCGCCTTGCATCAGCTTGAGAGCGAACGGGACCTGACTCTCATTCGAGCCCCCGTATCAGGCGCTCTCGAGCAATTCTCGGGCCTCACTTCCAGCAGCTACGTCCAGGCCGGGCAAACCGTCGCTTGGGTTTCGCCGGATGGTGAACTGGTGGCGGAAATCTTCGTTTCTCCCAACGACATCGGCTTTGTGCGCCCCGGCCAGTCGGTGCGTCTGCAAGTGGATGCCTTCAACTACAATCAATGGGGTGTCATTGACGCGACGGTGCTCGACGTGGCGCACGACTTCACGCTGCACGACGGCAGGCCGGCCTTCAAGGTCCGCTGCGCGCTCTCTCGCCGCCATCTCGCCCTCAAGCACGGGGTCATCGGTAACCTGAAGAAAGGCATGACCGTGCGGGCCCGCTTCCTCCTGGGCGACCGCACTGTCCTGGAACTCCTGTACAACGAGGTCGA is part of the Mesorhizobium loti genome and encodes:
- the ubiM gene encoding 5-demethoxyubiquinol-8 5-hydroxylase UbiM, whose product is MAGFDDSFDIIVVGAGPVGLSFAASLAHSELKLAVVEGQSLERLASPAFDGREIALTHASIGILRELGAWDVIPASDKSPLQGARVLNGSSPFALCFDSPGGSAEPLGVLVPNCRIRDALFKIIRLQGHARLLCGHSVVRATNSREGAVITLSNGRRLTARLLVAADSRFSATRDLLGIGADINRLGNSMLICRVRHERPHHQIAIEWFDHHQTVAMLPLAKGVSSLLLTLPSNEADGLLALDDELFLMGLTKRCRGRLGNMSLASQRHIYPLVTTWAHRFRAPGAALIGDAAVGMHPVTAHGFNIGLGGQRQLARGILTAWRDRRDIADPDMLHRYERRLRLSAAPLYHATNILVGLYSSENPAARLARHVGLRLGQHLPFVRHGIAAMLRR
- a CDS encoding HlyD family secretion protein, whose product is MAIYKVVVLSVVAALLSLPFITISVSVQSAGIIRPTVEKTPLVAPVSGRISRILAAENDLVAQGQEILALDDGVVEEKLRALTGDIRAKSDFARDLETLISSGTQAKDPIRLLTETATAERAHFLNLVRENQYDRGHAAAELQRAKRLLSAAVAPAKAVEEKAFALQNVEIQGEILARRKFAEWNQQLSDVNLRLEELTAALHQLESERDLTLIRAPVSGALEQFSGLTSSSYVQAGQTVAWVSPDGELVAEIFVSPNDIGFVRPGQSVRLQVDAFNYNQWGVIDATVLDVAHDFTLHDGRPAFKVRCALSRRHLALKHGVIGNLKKGMTVRARFLLGDRTVLELLYNEVDDWLNPLLASH